The nucleotide sequence AAAACTTGCTCCGGCGGCTTTTACTACGTTTTCTTCCATCATCGTGCTACCTAAATCATTTGCTCCAAATTTAAGTGCAAGTTGTCCTATATAACTACCTTGCGTTACCCAGCTGCTTTGTATATTTTTAAAATTATCTAAAAACAGCCTTGAAACTGCTAGAAGTCTTAAGTAACGGTTCGGTGATTGTTTTTTTATATTTGGATACTCTTGTTTTAGTTTTGTGTTTTGCGACTGAAAACTCCAAAGTATAAAAGCTCTAAATCCACCTGTTTCATCTTGCAAACTTCGGATTTTATCCCAGTGTTCTACTATCTCCTCATCTGTCTCAACTGTGCCAAACATCATAGTAGCAGTAGTTTTCATACCGATAGAGTGAGCTTGTTTATGGATATCAAGCCATTTTTGGCTACTGCATTTTTTAGGAGCTATTATATCTCTTACTCTATCACTTAGTATCTCTGCTCCAGCTCCTGGAATGCTATAGAGTCCTTTTGCTTGTAGTTTTTTTAATACTTCTAAAGTCGAAATTTTAGAAATTTTAGCTATATAGTCTATCTCGACTGCAGAAAATCCGTGTATATCTATCTTTGGATATTTTTTTGCTATGTGTTCTACTAAGTTTTCATACCACTCAATCTTTAGTTTTGGATGAACTCCACCTTGAAATAGTATCTGAGTGCCACCTATAGCGATTAGTTCTTCTATCTTTTGGTCTATCTCATCAAAGTTAAGTATATATGCTTCATCTTCATTTACGTGGCGATAAAACGCACAAAATTTACAATCCACCCAGCATGTATTTGTATAATTTATATTTCTATCAACTATAAAAGTTGTGATTTTATCTGGATGTAGCTTTAGTTTTTTATCAAATGCTAATTTTCCAAGTTCGTTTAGTTCTGCATTTTTTATCAAATTTAGAGCTTCTTTTTTATCTATTCTGTTCAAACTTTATCCTTTTTTTTGGGATAAATTTTATCATAATTTGCAAAAATAGGGCTTAAAAATAGTGATTATTTTGATATCTAATACTGCAAAATATAATTAAATTTTATATATAGACGTGAGCAAATTTATAAAATATTCGATATAATTGCGTTTCAAAAAATAAGGAGTTAAAATGAAAAATATGATTCTGTCCATAGCAGCACTTACTATTTTTATAGGTTGTGGGTCGGCAAATCAGACTGCTAATGACCGAAAAACATTTGAAACTACGCTTCCATGCGCTGATTGCAGTGAGATAAAGTCCATTTTGCAGCTAGATAGCAACGGAAGTTTTATCTTATCTGATACATATGTAAAAGATATAAATCAAACTTTTACTCAAAGTGGTTTATACAAGACCGACAAAGAGTTTATAATAGCTACTAGCGATGATAACGAGACATTATACTTTAAAAAAGACGGTTTAAATTTAAATAGACTAGACGCTGATAAAAATTTAGTAGAAGGTGAGTTTAAAGATTATTATACCTATAAACTCCAAAAATGATAAAATATCTCGCACTCCTAAGATACAATTCAAATCTTAGGATTTTAACTTCTATACAGTTTATTTGCT is from Campylobacter fetus subsp. testudinum 03-427 and encodes:
- the mqnC gene encoding dehypoxanthinylfutalosine cyclase (Pfam match to PF04055.17 Radical_SAM) — protein: MNRIDKKEALNLIKNAELNELGKLAFDKKLKLHPDKITTFIVDRNINYTNTCWVDCKFCAFYRHVNEDEAYILNFDEIDQKIEELIAIGGTQILFQGGVHPKLKIEWYENLVEHIAKKYPKIDIHGFSAVEIDYIAKISKISTLEVLKKLQAKGLYSIPGAGAEILSDRVRDIIAPKKCSSQKWLDIHKQAHSIGMKTTATMMFGTVETDEEIVEHWDKIRSLQDETGGFRAFILWSFQSQNTKLKQEYPNIKKQSPNRYLRLLAVSRLFLDNFKNIQSSWVTQGSYIGQLALKFGANDLGSTMMEENVVKAAGASFRMSQNEMIELIKDIGEIPAKRNTNYDILERF
- a CDS encoding putative copper homeostasis protein, NlpE family (Pfam match to PF04170.8 NlpE); this translates as MKNMILSIAALTIFIGCGSANQTANDRKTFETTLPCADCSEIKSILQLDSNGSFILSDTYVKDINQTFTQSGLYKTDKEFIIATSDDNETLYFKKDGLNLNRLDADKNLVEGEFKDYYTYKLQK